A single region of the Cucumis melo cultivar AY chromosome 3, USDA_Cmelo_AY_1.0, whole genome shotgun sequence genome encodes:
- the LOC103488217 gene encoding probable LRR receptor-like serine/threonine-protein kinase At4g31250 has protein sequence MPKPPLFFFFFFFFLLFNLPPPASAVFTPTETLLRFKSSLTNTLALSNWNSSAPLCSGDRRFWTGLICKNGQLYGIRLENMSLGGTVDTAALAGLPTLRTLSLMNNGFEGPMPDVKRIGALRALYLSNNNFSGSISGDAFEGMGNLKRLYLSGNGFSGEIPGSLVELKAVVELGLEDNLFEGRIPDFDERVWKYLNFSGNRLDGPIPYGLRKNSNFTSYLGNNGLCGEPLGPCKSSTKKWSIIIGVLSGAAALTLFLLLLYCFLRPSKSSAAVHDDTKAKTKLFLSPKILFKRPERAHRYSSTDSDENSNLSGPAGSALCFVRNDRVRFDFQELLGASAEVLGSGSFGKSYKAMLSNGSSVVVKRFRQMNAAGKEEFYGHMRRLGRLSHPNLLPLVAFYYGKDDKLLVSDFVPNGSLASHLHGRKSEGNARLNWGKRLKIIKGVARGLSYLHKELPNLSLPHGNLKSSNVLLDHNFSPILSDYALFPLLQKSHAHTHMAAFKSPEFSPSTTDRTSKSTDVWSLGILILETLTGKFPTNYLRQGKGADSDLAAWVDAVVREEWTAEVFDGDLVVSGGGGNEEEGCCDWDCNEDMLKLLKIGMCCCEREVGKRWGLKQAVEKIEELDLNEEGEEYYSSYGSDYNGSFVSNSSNFKGRRTRRMITNEDESSFLS, from the exons ATGCCCAAACCTCcgctcttcttcttcttcttcttcttcttcctcctcttcaACCTCCCACCGCCCGCCTCCGCCGTCTTCACCCCCACCGAAACCCTCCTCCGATTCAAATCCTCTCTCACCAACACCCTCGCATTATCTAACTGGAACTCCTCCGCTCCTCTCTGTTCCGGCGACCGCCGCTTCTGGACCGGCCTAATCTGCAAAAACGGCCAACTGTACGGCATACGCCTCGAGAACATGAGTCTTGGCGGGACAGTCGACACCGCCGCTCTAGCCGGCCTCCCGACGTTAAGGACTCTGAGTCTGATGAACAATGGATTCGAAGGCCCAATGCCCGATGTGAAGCGAATTGGAGCGCTTAGGGCTTTGTATCTTTCGAATAATAACTTCTCGGGTTCGATTTCGGGAGATGCGTTTGAAGGAATGGGGAATTTGAAGAGATTGTATTTGAGTGGGAATGGATTCTCCGGCGAGATTCCGGGGTCGTTGGTGGAGTTGAAAGCGGTGGTGGAATTGGGATTGGAGGATAATCTGTTCGAAGGAAGAATACCGGATTTCGATGAACGGGTTTGGAAATATTTGAACTTTTCGGGGAATCGTTTGGATGGGCCGATTCCTTATGGATTGAGAAAAAATAGTAATTTCACTTCCTACCTTG GTAACAACGGGTTGTGTGGAGAGCCACTAGGACCATGCAAATCATCCACAAAAAAATGGTCCATTATCATCGGAGTACTCTCCGGCGCCGCCGCCTTAACCCTTTTTCTCCTTCTCCTCTACTGTTTTCTTCGCCCATCCAAATCCTCCGCCGCCGTACACGATGACACCAAAGCCAAAACCAAATTATTTCTCTCTCCGAAAATCCTTTTCAAAAGGCCGGAAAGGGCCCACCGATATTCCTCGACCGACTCGGACGAGAACTCGAATTTAAGTGGTCCGGCCGGGTCGGCTCTTTGCTTTGTGAGAAACGACCGGGTCCGGTTCGACTTCCAAGAACTTCTTGGGGCGTCGGCGGAAGTCCTTGGGAGTGGGAGCTTTGGGAAGTCTTACAAAGCGATGCTTTCAAATGGGTCGTCGGTGGTGGTGAAGAGATTCCGACAAATGAACGCTGCCGGAAAAGAGGAGTTTTACGGTCACATGCGGCGGCTTGGACGGCTGTCGCATCCAAATTTACTGCCACTTGTTGCGTTTTATTATGGGAAAGATGACAAGCTTTTGGTGTCTGACTTTGTTCCCAATGGCAGCTTGGCTAGTCACCTCCATG GGAGAAAATCAGAAGGAAATGCAAGGCTAAATTGGGGAAAAAGGCTAAAAATCATAAAAGGGGTAGCAAGAGGTCTTTCCTATCTCCACAAAGAGCTCCCAAATTTAAGTCTTCCACACGGCAATTTGAAATCCTCCAATGTCCTTCTCGACCATAATTTCTCTCCAATTTTATCCGACTATGCCCTTTTCCCTCTCCTCCAAAAATCCCACGCCCACACCCACATGGCCGCCTTCAAGTCGCCGGAGTTCTCCCCCTCCACCACCGACCGTACCTCCAAATCCACCGACGTCTGGAGCCTCGGAATCCTGATCCTCGAAACCCTTACCGGAAAGTTCCCCACCAACTATCTCCGCCAGGGCAAGGGCGCCGACTCCGATCTCGCCGCCTGGGTTGATGCTGTTGTTAGGGAAGAGTGGACGGCGGAGGTTTTCGACGGCGATCTGGTCGTCAGCGGCGGCGGAGGAAATGAGGAGGAGGGTTGTTGTGATTGGGATTGTAATGAAGATATGTTGAAGCTTTTGAAGATTGGGATGTGTTGTTGTGAGCGGGAGGTTGGGAAGAGATGGGGATTGAAACAAGCTGTTGAGAAAATTGAGGAATTGGATTTGAATGAAGAAGGTGAAGAGTATTATTCTTCTTATGGGAGTGATTATAATGGGAGTTTCGTTTCTAATTCTTCTAATTTCAAGGGAAGAAGAACAAGAAGGATGATTACTAATGAGGATGAGTCTTCCTTTTTGAGTTAG
- the LOC103488216 gene encoding gamma-glutamylcyclotransferase 2-1-like, which yields MVLWVFGYGSLVWNPGFDFDEKVIGFIRDYRRVFDLACIDHRGTPENPARTLTLEPKEGSICWGAAFCIRGGPEREREAMEYLEKRECEYDQKTIVEFYKDEDSMEPTLTGVLVFTSTFDKVLNKYYLGPAPLEQMASQIATASGPCGNNRDYLFRLEKALFDIGHEDDMVIELANEVRNILGKVGKGVVLKEKKKPIGPTTTTHLPFMSFISGIQVHPMTDATVAMDS from the exons ATGGTTCTTTGGGTTTTTGGCTATGGATCTCTCGTATGGAATCCAGGATTTGATTTCGATGAGAAAGTGATAGGTTTCATTAGAGATTATAGACGTGTGTTTGATCTTG CTTGTATTGATCATAGAGGTACACCTGAAAATCCTGCTAGAACTCTCACGCTAGAACCCAAAGAAGGATCAATTTGC TGGGGTGCTGCATTTTGCATCCGTGGAGGTcctgaaagagagagagaggccATGGAG TATCTGGAGAAGAGAGAGTGCGAGTACGATCAAAAAACCATCGTAGAGTTCTACAAG GATGAAGACTCCATGGAACCCACATTGACAGGAGTTTTAGT TTTCACATCTACATTTGATAAAGTGCTAAACAAATACTATCTAGGACCTGCTCCCTTGGAGCAAATGGCTAG CCAAATTGCAACTGCATCTGGTCCATGTGGGAACAATAGAGACTATCTATTCCGGTTGGAAAAGGCCTTGTTTGATATTGGCCACGAAGACGATATGGTGATTGAGCTGGCAAACGAAGTGAGGAATATCCTTGGGAAGGTTGGGAAGGGGGTGGTtttgaaggagaagaagaagccgATTGGACCAACGACGACGACCCACCTGCCTTTCATGTCCTTCATCTCTGGTATTCAGGTGCATCCGATGACAGATGCCACCGTTGCCATGGATTCCTAG
- the LOC103488215 gene encoding proteasome subunit beta type-6 produces MDLNMDLNAPHSMGTTIIGVTYKGGVVLGADSRTSTGVYVANRASDKITKLTDNVYVCRSGSAADSQIVSDYVRHFLHQHTIQLGQPATVKVAANLVRLLAYNNKDMLQTGLIVGGWDKYDGGRIYGIPLGGTILEQPFAIGGSGSSYLYGFFDQAWKEEMSREEAEQLVVKAVSLAIARDGASGGVVRTVTINSEGVTRKFYPGDQLPLWHEELEPKNSLLDVLNASSPEPMNI; encoded by the exons ATGGATCTCAACATGGATCTTAATGCTCCTCACTCCATGGGTACCACCATCATCGGCGTCACATACAAGGGCGGTGTTGTCCTCGGCGCCGATTCTCGTACCAGCACTG GCGTTTATGTGGCTAATCGTGCATCTGACAAGATTACAAAGCTTACCGACAACGTCTATGTTTGTCGATCTGGCTCG GCTGCTGATTCTCAAATTGTTTCTGATTATGTGCGCCACTTCCTTCATCAACACAC GATACAGCTTGGCCAGCCTGCGACTGTTAAAGTGGCGGCAAACCTTGTTAGGCTATTAGCATATAACAACAAG GATATGTTACAAACTGGCCTTATTGTTGGTGGATGGGATAAGTATGATGGTGGCCGAATCTATGGTATTCCTCTTGGTGGAACAATACTAGAGCAGCCATTTGCTATTGGAG GATCTGGCTCCAGTTACTTGTATGGATTTTTTGATCAAGCATGGAAAGAAGAAATGAGCAGGGAAGAAGCTGAG cAATTGGTGGTTAAGGCCGTTTCTCTTGCCATTGCCCGAGACGGTGCTAGTGGTGGTGTTGTCCGTACTGTTACT ATAAATTCCGAGGGAGTGACAAGAAAATTCTATCCTGGCGATCAGCTACCGCTCTGGCACGAGGAATTAGAGCCTAAAAATTCGTTATTGGACGTGCTGAATGCTTCTAGTCCCGAACCCATGAACATATAA
- the LOC103488559 gene encoding uncharacterized protein LOC103488559: MDSGESNLPLLLQHSYCRSKSITSDDLRNFRISLKWCALDHSSAFGKFFSYLAFTFLTIVVPAVTVLAVQDPGDDPISFNKLVQVPESGLAAVAFLSLCRFFRRYGLRQLLFLEGLQEDSVYVQKGYARELEKWFRSVAYILFPSFFVELAHKIIFFSTVKISFPVGFPINSILFIFVLGSWVYRTGVFLLVCVLFRLTCELQILRLQGVHKLFETSNGSESDSVLIFNEHLRIIKQLSITSHRYRFFIIVCLLVITVSQFVALLLVLASKADKNFFNSGDVVVCSTVQLCGFFLCLFGAARITHRAQGIASIATRWHMLVTSAASGSNSTKSPPLQPLVNHKKNNNNSSSGEDEDDTDSDSSSDVLISVRPQESSSFQTRQALVSYLQHNNGGITLFGYALDRGLLHTLFAFEFSLVMWILSKVVVLS; encoded by the exons ATGGACTCCGGCGAATCAAACCTCCCTCTCCTTCTCCAACATTCATACTGCAGGTCCAAATCCATAACCTCCGATGATCTTCGAAACTTCCGAATCAGCTTAAAATGGTGCGCTCTTGACCACTCCTCCGCCTTCGGAAAGTTCTTCTCCTACCTCGCCTTTACTTTCCTGACCATCGTCGTCCCTGCCGTGACGGTCCTCGCCGTCCAAGATCCGGGGGACGATCCGATCTCGTTCAATAAACTGGTTCAGGTTCCGGAATCGGGACTGGCGGCGGTGGCATTCTTGAGCCTGTGTCGATTCTTCCGGCGGTACGGACTCCGGCAGCTCCTGTTCTTGGAAGGATTACAAGAGGATTCGGTGTACGTACAGAAAGGGTATGCGCGTGAATTGGAGAAATGGTTCCGTTCCGTTGCGTACATTCTTTTTCCGTCGTTCTTCGTTGAGTTGGCCCACAAGATCATATTCTTCTCCACCGTTAAGATTTCTTTTCC GGTAGGGTTTCCGATAAATTCGATCTTGTTCATATTCGTGTTGGGATCGTGGGTGTACAGAACTGGAGTGTTTTTGCTTGTGTGTGTATTGTTTCGGCTCACGTGTGAGTTACAGATTCTTAGACTGCAAGGGGTTCATAAGCTATTTGAAACGAGCAACGGGTCGGAATCAGATTCGGTGTTGATTTTCAACGAACATTTGAGGATCATAAAGCAGTTATCAATTACGAGTCATCGTTACCGATTCTTCATAATTGTGTGCTTGCTCGTTATTACGGTTAGCCAATTCGTCGCATTGCTCTTGGTTTTGGCCTCTAAAGCTGACAAGAATTTTTTCAACTCTGGCGATGTTGTG GTTTGCTCAACGGTTCAATTATGTGGATTCTTCTTATGTTTGTTTGGAGCTGCAAGAATTACTCACAGAGCCCAAGGAATCGCTTCTATTGCAACTCGATGGCACATGCTAGTCACCTCCGCTGCCTCTGGATCCAACTCGACCAAATCTCCCCCACTACAGCCGCTCGTTAACCACaagaaaaacaacaacaatagcAGTAGCGGCGAGGATGAAGACGATACTGATTCGGATTCGTCATCGGACGTTTTAATTTCAGTGAGGCCACAAGAATCTTCTTCCTTCCAAACCAGACAAGCTTTAG TGTCATATTTACAACACAACAATGGAGGAATTACATTGTTTGGATATGCATTAGATCGAGGATTGCTTCATACACTCTTTGCATTTGAATTCTCACTCGTCATGTGGATTTTGAGCAAGGTTGTCGTATTATCTTAG